A single genomic interval of Daucus carota subsp. sativus chromosome 1, DH1 v3.0, whole genome shotgun sequence harbors:
- the LOC108199443 gene encoding pelargonidin 3-O-(6-caffeoylglucoside) 5-O-(6-O-malonylglucoside) 4'''-malonyltransferase — MKVEILSTELIKPSTPTPPSFRHYSISMVDELSPVMNVPIILYYPAGLHGGISRCMHLKTSLSKVLTRFYPFAGRYMKESYMVDCSDQGAEFVEARVDVGLDDIICQGRNLKAELLNSLVSRPIGAGGEISDPVLAVQVSTFSCGGCAIGVLSSHRIADIATTSTLVMEWAVDAKILLGGDDERCVPVPVSPNWNSASLFPGQKMSGLALGLPRAKENIADHGIVTKKFLFSNSAISKIREKAMLDESDEGLPTRVQSVCGLIGKAIIDIHVANREKPRGFLVIQAVNMRERTDPPIPKHQCGNLYLVSPARSVAGDEGVEFGGLVDLLTRSVKKDVDTCKMLLSGGDGGEFIAQGFNESLKSHTDPGISCVCFFTDWCKFPFYEADFGWGKPVWVSSVNVPLRNSVCLLSDKSGEGIEAWVNLHIDDMPKFEQDSSILEFTS; from the coding sequence ATGAAAGTTGAAATCCTTTCCACAGAGCTTATAAAACCATCTACTCCTACTCCACCGAGCTTCCGGCATTACAGTATCTCCATGGTAGATGAGCTCTCCCCTGTAATGAATGTTCCCATCATCTTATATTACCCTGCTGGCCTTCACGGTGGTATCTCAAGATGCATGCACTTGAAAACCTCGTTATCGAAGGTCTTAACCAGGTTCTATCCATTTGCTGGAAGGTACATGAAAGAAAGCTACATGGTTGATTGTAGTGATCAAGGTGCTGAATTTGTGGAAGCCAGAGTTGACGTTGGACTCGACGACATAATTTGCCAGGGGAGGAATTTGAAGGCTGAGCTGCTTAATTCTCTAGTTTCGCGTCCAATAGGTGCAGGTGGTGAAATTAGTGATCCAGTGCTCGCGGTGCAAGTGAGTACTTTTAGTTGTGGAGGATGTGCCATTGGGGTGTTGAGCTCACACCGGATTGCTGACATTGCAACCACCAGCACACTTGTTATGGAATGGGCTGTTGATGCAAAGATACTCTTGGGGGGCGATGATGAACGTTGTGTTCCAGTTCCAGTGTCGCCTAATTGGAACTCAGCCTCGTTGTTTCCTGGACAAAAAATGTCTGGCCTTGCTCTTGGATTGCCCCGGGCTAAAGAAAATATTGCAGATCATGGAATTGTTACAAAGAAGTTTTTGTTTAGTAATAGTGCAATTTCAAAAATCCGTGAAAAGGCCATGCTAGACGAGTCAGATGAGGGATTACCAACAAGGGTACAGTCTGTATGTGGATTAATAGGGAAAGCTATTATTGATATACATGTTGCTAACCGTGAAAAGCCTAGGGGATTTTTGGTTATTCAAGCAGTGAATATGAGAGAAAGAACCGATCCCCCCATTCCAAAGCATCAATGTGGAAACCTCTACTTGGTATCCCCTGCTCGGTCTGTGGCAGGCGATGAAGGGGTGGAATTTGGAGGTCTTGTCGATCTGCTTACACGTTCTGTGAAGAAAGACGTGGACACATGTAAAATGTTATTATCAGGAGGTGATGGAGGGGAATTTATAGCTCAAGGCTTCAATGAGTCGTTAAAAAGTCATACAGATCCTGGAATTTCTTGTGTTTGTTTCTTCACCGACTGGTGCAAGTTTCCATTTTATGAAGCTGATTTTGGCTGGGGAAAGCCCGTTTGGGTCAGTAGTGTTAACGTTCCCTTACGAAATAGTGTTTGCCTTCTTAGCGACAAATCTGGAGAAGGAATTGAAGCTTGGGTGAATTTGCATATAGATGACATGCCTAAATTTGAACAGGATTCCAGCATCTTGGAATTTACTAGTTGA
- the LOC135151317 gene encoding salutaridinol 7-O-acetyltransferase-like, whose translation MKVEILSTELIKPYTSTPLSLRHYNISLVDELSPAMNVPTILYYPAEENVTTNSICMHLKKSLSMALARFYPLAGRYMKESFMVDCSDQGAEFVQAQVDIRLDQLIGLGKNVQAELLNCLLPRPVGACDEDTDPLVAVQVSAFACGGYAMGILSSHSIADMSTTSSFVMEWAREAKRLLEGLDHDQDHELSVSPSWNSALLFPGCKLPGLPLGFSRDKENVEDHKIVTKIFSFSNSAILKIREKARLDS comes from the coding sequence ATGAAAGTTGAAATTCTCTCCACAGAGCTCATAAAACCATATACTTCTACTCCCCTTAGCCTCAGGCACTACAATATTTCTTTAGTAGATGAGCTCTCTCCAGCTATGAATGTTCCCACCATCTTATATTACCCTGCTGAAGAGAATGTCACAACTAATTCGATATGCATGCACTTAAAAAAATCGCTTTCGATGGCCTTAGCCAGATTCTATCCTTTGGCGGGAAGATACATGAAAGAAAGCTTCATGGTTGATTGTAGTGATCAAGGTGCTGAATTCGTGCAAGCCCAAGTCGACATTCGACTTGATCAACTTATTGGCCTAGGCAAAAATGTGCAGGCTGAGCTGCTTAATTGCCTGCTTCCACGGCCAGTTGGTGCATGTGATGAAGACACGGACCCTCTGGTGGCTGTGCAAGTGAGTGCCTTTGCTTGTGGCGGATACGCCATGGGGATTTTAAGCTCCCACAGCATTGCAGACATGTCAACTACGAGCTCATTTGTTATGGAATGGGCGAGGGAGGCCAAGCGGCTCCTCGAGGGCTTAGATCATGACCAAGACCATGAATTGTCAGTGTCCCCCAGCTGGAACTCGGCTCTGTTGTTTCCAGGATGCAAATTGCCTGGCCTTCCTCTCGGATTTTCTCGGGATAAAGAGAATGTTGAGGATCATAAAATTGTGACAAAAATATTTTCCTTCAGTAACAGCGCCATTTTAAAAATCCGTGAAAAAGCCAGACTGGACAGCTAA
- the LOC108216636 gene encoding pelargonidin 3-O-(6-caffeoylglucoside) 5-O-(6-O-malonylglucoside) 4'''-malonyltransferase-like — protein sequence MRERTDPPISKKQCGNLYLVASARSVAGEAGVELESIVELLTDSVRRELANCEQIVPIKGEKNKMMITQGFNEVAKTFADPEISSVVMFTDWCKFPLYEADFGWGKPSWVSSVHVPLRNMIYLLRDKSGEGIEAWLNLSVDDMPKFEQDANIMEFTS from the coding sequence ATGAGGGAAAGAACCGATCCACCAATTTCAAAGAAACAATGCGGCAATCTCTACTTGGTTGCATCTGCTCGGTCCGTGGCAGGGGAAGCAGGGGTGGAATTGGAGAGCATTGTTGAGCTTCTGACAGACTCTGTCAGGAGAGAACTTGCAAACTGTGAACAAATAGTACCAATTAAAGgggagaaaaataaaatgatgaTAACTCAAGGGTTCAATGAGGTGGCAAAAACTTTTGCAGATCCTGAGATTTCGAGTGTAGTTATGTTTACTGATTGGTGCAAGTTTCCCTTGTATGAAGCTGATTTCGGCTGGGGAAAACCCTCTTGGGTCAGCAGTGTCCATGTTCCTCTGCGAAACATGATCTACCTTCTCCGCGACAAATCTGGAGAAGGGATCGAAGCATGGCTAAATTTGAGTGTTGATGACATGCCTAAATTCGAGCAAGATGCAAACATCATGGAATTCACCAGTTGA
- the LOC108197480 gene encoding protein PHLOEM PROTEIN 2-LIKE A1-like isoform X1, translated as MAQLNGDGIQLWAKGIMHQNELRSAVLSARNLSIVWGSDGRYWKWERISNPISSEDLEIAELIEVCWLQIDGKYRDQNLAKGVTYGVYFIVKLEENHSITRPVTLKLTCPSGNTQENKVDLKQQPKKELIGLKVGEFTGSGTNKFIRFSFNGREGTSWKTGLTCFGAVIVPV; from the exons ATGGCTCAACTGAACGGAGATGGCATACAGTTATGGGCTAAAGGCATAATGCACCAAAATGAG TTACGTTCAGCGGTTCTGAGTGCAAGAAATCTGTCAATAGTTTGGGGTTCAGATGGTCGTTACTGGAAGTGGGAACGGATCAGCAACCCGATAAG CAGCGAGGATCTTGAGATTGCTGAACTAATTGAAGTATGCTGGCTGCAGATCGATGGAAAATACAGGGACCAGAACCTGGCTAAGGGAGTGACATATGGAGTTTATTTCATTGTTAAGCTCGAAGAGAATCATTCCATCACCCGTCCTGTGACTCTTAAGCTTACTTGTCCCAGTGGAAACACCCAAGAGAACAAGGTGGATTTGAAGCAGCAGCCGAAGAAAGAACTGATAGGGCTTAAGGTCGGTGAATTTACTGGCTCAGGAACCAACAAATTTATCCGGTTTTCTTTCAATGGACGGGAGGGTACCAGTTGGAAGACCGGCCTTACTTGCTTTGGTGCTGTAATTGTGCCAGTATGA
- the LOC108216618 gene encoding pelargonidin 3-O-(6-caffeoylglucoside) 5-O-(6-O-malonylglucoside) 4'''-malonyltransferase has translation MRERTDPPISKKQCGNLYLVASARSVAGATGVELESIVELLTDSVRRELANCEQIVPIKGEKNKMMITQGFNEVAKSFADPEISSIVMFTDWCKFPLYEADFGWGKPSWVSSVHVPLRNMIYLLCDKSGEGIEAWVNLSVDDMPKFEQDANIVEFTS, from the coding sequence ATGAGGGAAAGAACCGATCCACCAATTTCAAAGAAACAATGTGGCAATCTCTACTTGGTTGCATCTGCTCGGTCCGTGGCAGGGGCAACAGGGGTGGAATTGGAGAGCATTGTTGAGCTTCTGACAGACTCTGTCAGGAGAGAACTTGCAAACTGTGAACAAATAGTACCAATTAAAGgggagaaaaataaaatgatgaTAACTCAAGGGTTCAATGAGGTGGCAAAATCTTTTGCAGATCCTGAGATTTCGAGTATCGTTATGTTTACTGATTGGTGCAAGTTTCCATTGTATGAAGCTGATTTCGGCTGGGGAAAACCCTCTTGGGTCAGCAGTGTCCATGTTCCTCTGCGAAACATGATCTACCTTCTCTGCGACAAATCTGGAGAAGGGATCGAAGCATGGGTAAATTTGAGTGTAGATGACATGCCTAAATTCGAGCAAGATGCAAACATCGTGGAATTTACCAGTTGA
- the LOC108196503 gene encoding protein PHLOEM PROTEIN 2-LIKE A1-like isoform X1 produces MAQLNGDGIQLWAKGIMHQNEFRSAVLYARNLSIVWGSDGRYWKWERISNPISSEDLEVAKLIEVCWLQIDGKCRDQNLAKGVTYGVYFIVKLEENHSITRPVTLKLTCPNGDTQENKVDLKQQPKKELIGLKVGEFTGSGTNKFIRFSFNGREGTSWKTGLTCFGAVIVPI; encoded by the exons ATGGCTCAACTGAACGGAGATGGCATACAGTTATGGGCTAAAGGCATAATGCACCAAAATGAG TTTCGTTCAGCGGTTCTGTATGCAAGAAATCTGTCAATAGTTTGGGGTTCAGATGGTCGTTACTGGAAGTGGGAACGGATCAGCAACCCGATAAG CAGCGAGGATCTTGAGGTTGCTAAACTAATTGAAGTATGCTGGCTACAGATCGATGGAAAATGTAGGGACCAGAACCTGGCTAAGGGAGTGACATATGGAGTGTATTTCATTGTCAAGCTTGAAGAGAATCATTCCATCACCCGTCCTGTGACTCTTAAGCTTACTTGTCCCAACGGTGACACCCAAGAGAACAAGGTGGATTTGAAGCAGCAGCCGAAGAAGGAACTGATAGGGCTTAAGGTCGGTGAATTTACTGGCTCAGGAACCAACAAATTTATCCGATTTTCTTTTAATGGACGGGAGGGTACCAGTTGGAAGACCGGCCTTACTTGCTTCGGTGCTGTAATTGTGCCAATATGA
- the LOC108197418 gene encoding ankyrin repeat-containing protein At5g02620, producing the protein MADVVDVESITTFPDLGSTYLSEERQKYLYQYQPLYRAILKNDWTAAEEVIDKYPSVLRDYISEGKETALHIAALSKDVNFVKKIVEKMDAQDMEIQNGQGNTALCFAAVDGNVRIAELMIAKNSRLPNLHGPQGVKPIDMAASLGQKEMVKYLHPLSTVVNWSIDEKATLLTTCIASGLYDAAFRMVHNDSTLAAAKDGNGLTALHVLARLSSSFNGVHQEGLWRRIIKSSYLRVKEENEEQSQQVYAHKLVYFILDHILLNEDCEISSLVEDVPTLLFEAAEVGNTEFVIALIDYYPDLIWQENYRNQSIFHIAISHRHQKIFNLIHEIGSIGSLLATRKDKIDGNNMLHLAATLAPQEKLNKVSGAALQMQRDLLWYMEVQSIVGPSYRVMKNKDAQTPHDIFKETHKGLMKDGEKWMKSTSSSCLVVATLIATVVFTAAFTVPGGVDTSVGVPVLLDEPFFKVFAISEGIGMFASSTSILMLLSILTSRYQEKDFLHSLPLMLMLAITTLFLSIAAMIIAFCTTLFLSFEDGATLLPILLGVFACIPIMSFLIKFPLLVDIICSTYDSRFLFRSNNRLFQRKRRIY; encoded by the exons ATGGCAGATGTGGTTGACGTGGAATCTATAACCACATTTCCTGATTTAGGTTCGA CTTACCTAAGTGAGGAGAGACAGAAATACCTGTATCAGTACCAACCTTTGTACAGAGCCATACTGAAGAATGACTGGACTGCTGCTGAGGAAGTCATTGATAAATACCCAAGTGTCCTGAGGGATTATATATCCGAAGGAAAGGAAACTGCGCTTCACATTGCTGCTTTATCCAAAGACGTTAATTTCGTGAAAAAAATAGTAGAAAAGATGGATGCACAAGACATGGAGATTCAGAATGGACAGGGTAATACTGCCCTTTGTTTTGCAGCTGTCGATGGAAATGTAAGAATTGCAGAACTCATGATTGCGAAAAATAGTAGGCTTCCCAATTTGCATGGTCCTCAAGGGGTGAAACCAATTGATATGGCTGCTTCATTAGGACAAAAGGAAATGGTCAAGTATCTTCACCCTTTATCCACAGTGGTTAACTGGAGTATAGATGAAAAGGCCACCCTACTCACAACCTGTATCGCTAGTGGCTTGTACG ATGCAGCATTCAGAATGGTCCACAATGACTCGACTCTTGCTGCTGCCAAGGACGGCAATGGCTTAACAGCGCTGCACGTTCTTGCTCGTCTGTCTTCATCATTTAATGGTGTACACCAAGAAGGATTATGGAGAAGAATCATTAAATCATCAT ACCTACGCGTGAAGGAGGAAAATGAGGAACAGTCACAACAAGTCTATGCCCACAAACTTGTATACTTCATCTTGGATCATATTCTTCTTAATGAAGACTGTGAAATATCAAGCTTAGTTGAAGATGTTCCTACGCTATTATTTGAAGCTGCAGAAGTTGGAAATACTGAATTTGTGATTGCACTTATAGACTACTATCCTGATTTGATATGGCAAGAAAACTACCGCAATCAAAGCATCTTTCATATTGCAATTTCACATCGTCATCAAAAGATTTTCAACCTTATTCACGAAATTGGTTCCATTGGGAGCCTGCTGGCGACTCGCAAAGACAAGATTGACGGTAACAATATGTTGCATTTAGCAGCAACATTAGCACCTCAAGAGAAGCTCAACAAAGTTTCAGGCGCAGCACTTCAAATGCAACGAGATCTACTCTGGTACATg GAGGTGCAGAGTATAGTTGGACCATCCTACAGAGTTATGAAAAACAAGGACGCTCAAACTCCCCACGACATATTCAAGGAAACGCACAAAGGCCTTATGAAGGACGGTGAAAAATGGATGAAAAGTACTTCCAGTTCATGTCTGGTAGTCGCCACACTCATCGCCACAGTAGTATTCACAGCAGCTTTTACTGTACCAGGAGGCGTTGATACCAGTGTTGGAGTTCCAGTTCTGTTAGACGAGCCATTCTTCAAAGTATTTGCCATATCCGAGGGCATCGGTATGTTTGCCTCTTCAACCTCAATCTTAATGCTCCTATCCATCCTCACATCGCGATACCAAGAAAAGGACTTCTTGCACTCCTTACCTCTCATGCTGATGCTTGCAATCACAACACTATTTCTCTCTATAGCAGCCATGATCATAGCCTTTTGCACTACCTTATTCTTATCTTTCGAGGATGGAGCGACCTTACTCCCTATTCTCCTTGGAGTATTTGCTTGCATACCAATCATGTCTTTTCTTATAAAGTTTCCCCTCTTGGTTGACATAATTTGCTCAACATACGATTCCCGCTTCCTTTTTCGTTCCAATAATCGGTTGTTCCAGAGAAAAAGGAggatatattaa
- the LOC108197480 gene encoding protein PHLOEM PROTEIN 2-LIKE A1-like isoform X2 — MAQLNGDGIQLWAKGIMHQNELRSAVLSARNLSIVWGSDGRYWKWERISNPISEDLEIAELIEVCWLQIDGKYRDQNLAKGVTYGVYFIVKLEENHSITRPVTLKLTCPSGNTQENKVDLKQQPKKELIGLKVGEFTGSGTNKFIRFSFNGREGTSWKTGLTCFGAVIVPV; from the exons ATGGCTCAACTGAACGGAGATGGCATACAGTTATGGGCTAAAGGCATAATGCACCAAAATGAG TTACGTTCAGCGGTTCTGAGTGCAAGAAATCTGTCAATAGTTTGGGGTTCAGATGGTCGTTACTGGAAGTGGGAACGGATCAGCAACCCGATAAG CGAGGATCTTGAGATTGCTGAACTAATTGAAGTATGCTGGCTGCAGATCGATGGAAAATACAGGGACCAGAACCTGGCTAAGGGAGTGACATATGGAGTTTATTTCATTGTTAAGCTCGAAGAGAATCATTCCATCACCCGTCCTGTGACTCTTAAGCTTACTTGTCCCAGTGGAAACACCCAAGAGAACAAGGTGGATTTGAAGCAGCAGCCGAAGAAAGAACTGATAGGGCTTAAGGTCGGTGAATTTACTGGCTCAGGAACCAACAAATTTATCCGGTTTTCTTTCAATGGACGGGAGGGTACCAGTTGGAAGACCGGCCTTACTTGCTTTGGTGCTGTAATTGTGCCAGTATGA
- the LOC108196503 gene encoding protein PHLOEM PROTEIN 2-LIKE A1-like isoform X2, which translates to MAQLNGDGIQLWAKGIMHQNEFRSAVLYARNLSIVWGSDGRYWKWERISNPISEDLEVAKLIEVCWLQIDGKCRDQNLAKGVTYGVYFIVKLEENHSITRPVTLKLTCPNGDTQENKVDLKQQPKKELIGLKVGEFTGSGTNKFIRFSFNGREGTSWKTGLTCFGAVIVPI; encoded by the exons ATGGCTCAACTGAACGGAGATGGCATACAGTTATGGGCTAAAGGCATAATGCACCAAAATGAG TTTCGTTCAGCGGTTCTGTATGCAAGAAATCTGTCAATAGTTTGGGGTTCAGATGGTCGTTACTGGAAGTGGGAACGGATCAGCAACCCGATAAG CGAGGATCTTGAGGTTGCTAAACTAATTGAAGTATGCTGGCTACAGATCGATGGAAAATGTAGGGACCAGAACCTGGCTAAGGGAGTGACATATGGAGTGTATTTCATTGTCAAGCTTGAAGAGAATCATTCCATCACCCGTCCTGTGACTCTTAAGCTTACTTGTCCCAACGGTGACACCCAAGAGAACAAGGTGGATTTGAAGCAGCAGCCGAAGAAGGAACTGATAGGGCTTAAGGTCGGTGAATTTACTGGCTCAGGAACCAACAAATTTATCCGATTTTCTTTTAATGGACGGGAGGGTACCAGTTGGAAGACCGGCCTTACTTGCTTCGGTGCTGTAATTGTGCCAATATGA
- the LOC108196494 gene encoding pelargonidin 3-O-(6-caffeoylglucoside) 5-O-(6-O-malonylglucoside) 4'''-malonyltransferase, producing the protein MKVEILSTELIKPSTPTPPSLQHYSISMVDELSPVMNVPTILYYPAGLHGGISRCMHLKTSLSKVLTRFYPFAGRYMKESYMVDCSDQGAEFVEARVDVGLDDIICQGRNLKAELLNSLLPRPIGAGGEVSDPVFAVQVSTFGCGGCAIGVLSSHRIADIATTSTLVMEWAVDAKILLGGDDERCVPVPVSPNWNSASLFPGQKMSGLALGLPRAKENIADHGIVTKKFLFSNSAISKIREKAMLDESDEGLPTRVQSVCGLIGKAIIEIHVANREKPRGFLVIQAVNMRERTDPPIPKHQCGNLYLVSPARSVAGDEGVEFGGLVDLLTRSVKRDVDTCKMLLSGGDGGEFIAQGFNESIKSHTDPGISCVCFFTDWCKFPFYEADFGWGKPVWVSSVNVPLQNSVCLLSDKSGEGIEAWVNLHIDDMPKFEQDSSILEFTS; encoded by the coding sequence ATGAAAGTTGAAATCCTTTCCACAGAGCTTATAAAACCATCTACTCCTACTCCACCGAGCCTCCAGCATTACAGTATCTCCATGGTAGATGAGCTCTCCCCTGTAATGAATGTTCCCACCATCTTATATTACCCTGCTGGCCTTCACGGTGGTATCTCAAGATGCATGCACTTGAAAACCTCGTTATCGAAGGTCTTAACCAGGTTCTATCCATTTGCTGGAAGGTACATGAAAGAAAGCTACATGGTTGATTGTAGTGATCAAGGTGCTGAATTTGTGGAAGCCAGAGTTGACGTTGGACTCGACGACATAATTTGCCAGGGGAGGAATTTGAAGGCTGAGCTGCTTAATTCTCTACTTCCGCGTCCAATTGGTGCAGGTGGTGAGGTCAGTGATCCAGTGTTCGCGGTGCAAGTGAGTACTTTTGGTTGTGGAGGATGTGCCATTGGGGTGTTGAGCTCACACCGGATCGCTGACATTGCAACCACCAGCACACTTGTTATGGAATGGGCTGTTGATGCAAAGATACTCTTGGGGGGCGATGATGAACGTTGTGTTCCAGTTCCAGTGTCGCCTAATTGGAACTCAGCCTCGTTGTTTCCTGGACAAAAAATGTCCGGCCTTGCTCTTGGATTGCCCCGGGCTAAAGAAAATATTGCAGATCATGGAATTGTTACAAAGAAGTTTTTGTTTAGTAATAGTGCAATTTCAAAAATCCGTGAAAAGGCCATGCTAGACGAGTCAGATGAGGGATTACCAACGAGGGTACAGTCTGTATGTGGATTAATAGGGAAAGCTATTATTGAAATACATGTTGCTAACCGTGAAAAGCCGAGGGGATTTTTGGTTATTCAAGCAGTGAATATGAGAGAAAGAACTGATCCCCCCATTCCAAAGCATCAATGTGGAAACCTCTACTTGGTATCCCCTGCTCGGTCTGTGGCAGGCGATGAAGGGGTGGAATTTGGAGGTCTTGTCGATCTGCTTACACGTTCTGTGAAGAGAGATGTGGACACATGTAAAATGTTATTATCAGGAGGTGATGGAGGGGAATTTATAGCTCAAGGCTTCAATGAGTCGATAAAAAGTCATACAGATCCTGGAATTTCTTGTGTTTGTTTCTTCACCGACTGGTGCAAGTTTCCATTTTATGAAGCTGATTTTGGCTGGGGAAAGCCCGTTTGGGTCAGTAGTGTTAACGTTCCCTTACAAAATAGTGTTTGCCTTCTTAGCGACAAATCTGGAGAAGGAATTGAAGCTTGGGTGAATTTGCATATAGATGACATGCCTAAATTTGAACAGGATTCCAGCATCTTGGAATTTACTAGTTGA
- the LOC108216627 gene encoding pelargonidin 3-O-(6-caffeoylglucoside) 5-O-(6-O-malonylglucoside) 4'''-malonyltransferase-like, with product MKVEILSTELIKPYTSTPLSLRHYNISLVDELSPAMNVPTILYYPAEENVTTNSICMHLRKSLSMALARFYPLAGRYMKESFMVDCSDQGAEFVQAQVDIRLDQLIGLGKNVQVELLNCLLPRPVGACDEDTDPLVAVQVSAFACGGYAIGILSSHRVADMSTTSSFVMKWAREAKQLLEALDLDHDLSVSPSWNSALLFPGCKLPGLRLGFSRAKENVADD from the coding sequence ATGAAAGTTGAAATTCTCTCCACAGAGCTCATAAAACCATATACTTCTACTCCCCTGAGCCTCAGGCACTACAATATTTCCTTAGTAGATGAGCTCTCTCCAGCTATGAATGTTCCCACCATCTTATATTACCCTGCTGAAGAGAATGTCACAACTAATTCGATATGCATGCACTTAAGAAAATCGCTTTCGATGGCCTTAGCCAGATTCTATCCTTTGGCTGGAAGATACATGAAAGAAAGCTTCATGGTTGATTGTAGTGATCAAGGTGCTGAATTTGTGCAAGCCCAAGTCGATATTCGACTTGATCAACTTATTGGCCTAGGCAAAAATGTGCAGGTTGAGCTGCTTAATTGCCTGCTTCCGCGGCCAGTTGGTGCATGTGATGAAGACACGGACCCTCTGGTAGCTGTTCAAGTGAGTGCCTTTGCTTGTGGCGGATACGCCATTGGGATTTTGAGCTCACACAGAGTTGCAGACATGTCAACTACGAGCTCATTTGTTATGAAATGGGCGAGGGAGGCCAAGCAACTCCTCGAGGCCTTAGATCTTGACCATGACTTGTCAGTGTCGCCTAGCTGGAACTCAGCTCTGCTGTTTCCAGGATGCAAATTGCCTGGCCTTCGTCTCGGATTTTCTCGGGCTAAAGAAAACGTCGCGGATGATTAA